Below is a window of Ahaetulla prasina isolate Xishuangbanna chromosome 1, ASM2864084v1, whole genome shotgun sequence DNA.
CCATCTCTTGAACGCTGGTTGAAGCAACCAAGGAAACCATTTTCCCTGACCTACATTTTCCTTGCGAATGCTGCCTTTATGTAACTGAATGTCAGCTGAAGGGGAGGGCTGTGCGAAGACAGAGGCAGAATCCGCTTGCAGGACCTGCCGCCCACCCGAGGGGCtgagtttgtgtttgtgtgtcttttcCTCACCCCACAGCGACTTAAAGCAGgagcattctccccccccccaccttgagGCCTTCCCAGCTGGCAGTGAAGAGCAGGTGGGCCCTCCCTGCTCCACTGGCTTCGAAAGAAGCTGGCAAGGACACGGCAGGGTCAGACCCAGAGGCTCTCCTGCCCACAGCAGTGGTCAGCCTGATCCCCACCCCAGGAGCAGGACACGAAGGACTGGGCCGTCCCGTCCCCCCCTGCAGCCCTCTCCAGGCACTGGGATGGGGCACCAGATGGGCCCTTCAGGACTCTGAGCAACCTCTGCTTCCTGCTCTCCTGGGCTGGCAACTGCCCGGCCCTTCTACTCCCCTCGCTGCCCTGGAGGAGATGCTTCCTCTCCTTCCaggcttcacacacacacacacacacacacacacacacacacacccctttcaaAAGGACCCACAAGAACCTCCCAGTGGGGTAGGCTGGGACTGGCAGAGGACTTTCCTGGTTGAGAATGAACCAGGTCTTCCCAGTCTTTGTCCaacactttcacacacacacacacacacacacacacacacactcctgtcCCATAGGAGAAGGCATGCAAAATATAAAATTGGATGGGTgcaggggagaagggggggggcacGAAGCAAGGTTTTGGGAACAGCAGAGTCCAGATCGGTGGGTGGGTGGCATCAACCACCAGGGGTCTCAGGCctcggccattttaagacttgtggctctgctggctggggagttctgggagttgaagtccacacatctgaaggGCGCCAAAGCTGGAGCCCCCTGCTTTCACTGATCCTGATAGAAAGTGACAGGGCCCCTGGCAAGAAGACCCGGGCAGAGGCCTTTGGCCCGGTGCCAGGAGAACTGGGTGGCTAACCTGGAAGGCATCTGGGGGAGACTGGCAGGGGTTGGAGGGCCACGCAGGAGGCCGGGCGCCCCCTTTGTCCCACTTCTGGGCCCACAGAATACGATGCCCAGGCCTGAGGAGGGCTGCATCTGGGGCAGTGGTGAGCAGAGCCAGGCCCTCCCTCCTGAACCAGGCCCCCAACCTGCCAGGGTGGATGGATTGATTTCCCACGGAATTATTTTTaccaataactcaaggcaacgaacatgcccaacacatcttcctccccctgttttccccacaacaacaaccctgtgaggtcggttgggctgagagagcaggacaggcccaaagtcaccccacAATAAGATGCAgcctatagatagtccttgacttacgacggttcacctagcaactgttcaaagttacaacagcaccggaaaaaagtgacttaggacactttttccacacttatgaccattgcagcatccccgtggttacgtgatttacattcaggtgacaactgactcacatttatgacggttgcagtgtccgggggggtcatgtaatccccttttgtgaccttctgacaagcaaagtcagtggggaaaccagattcacttaacaaccgtggctctTCTCCCAAAGGGGCTTCATGCCCCAAGCCGAAAGCAACGGGAACACTGCAGTTGGCACCCGCTGGGCACTCCTGCCATTTGCACTGGGGCAGAGCGGCCAACCCTGCACAATCTGTTCAGTGGCTGCCAGGCACCGTAAATTATGCAGGAGGCTTGAAGTTCACTCACATTCGGcaagcctccctctctctctctctctctctctctctctctctcacacacacacacacactcacacgccCCCAGCAGTTGCCAAGGCTTCAGGCTCTTTAAGGACCTTAAGGACTAGAAactttatgtaaagtataaaatcGCAGGTTGCAAAGCCCAGCCCCCAGCTAAAACCAGGAGATTCCTCAGGCTGTTTTCTGCTTTGCCCTGAAACCCTCTAGGGATGgaggggaacacacacacacacacacacacacactctcacacacacacatcccacagAGGGCAGCTTTTCTACAGCTTCGCACAGGGAAGGAAATTCCTCCAGATTTTGAATTCAGATTTGCAGaaaatttccattccattctctagcTTCCAGACTtaagcccccccccttttctgtCCACAGTGCCCCATTCTGAACGGGGGCAGCTTTAGGTGCCCCTTTTAAGCCACGCAGCCAGGTGAGGGGAAAGCCTCCCCAGGACCCCAGAAATCCCCCCTCCCCGTGCAGGGCAGGAGTGGGAGGTCCCCTCTGGGGCTCTGCACCTAAGACAAGGCCTCCCCCATCCCCACGAATGGGGCGGAGGAGAGGAGCGGAGAGTCCCCCACCCGCAGCGGGGCCAAGGACAGGTCAGGGCCGGGCGCTCCTTATCCGCTGATCCGCTTAGCCAGCCTCGGAGGAGGCGAAGGAGGCcgctgaggtggggagggggcggtGAGTGGGTGGTCCTTCCGAAGGCTGCAACGCCCGGGGGTTCGACCCCCCGTTAGCCCAGCCGGGGCTCCGCTCGCCGAGGGACACCACAAGGCCAGTGGACGGGCGACGGATCTGAGCCGACTGTCCGTTCAGCACCCGCGGCCGAGGCGGCGGCGAAGCGGGACAGCCGGGATGGGGCGGGAGGTGGTTTCTTCCCGCAGCAGCCCCGCCAGCCccgccgcctccgcctccgccaACCAAACCTTCCCGCCCCGGGGCGATGGGGGCGCACAGGGACCCCTCCTCCGGGCCGCCTCCGGGACCCCCGCGGGCATCGTCCCCCCCGGGCTCCGCAGTCGCCGCGAAGCCGGAGGGGCCTGCGGTCGCTCCGGCTGAGGGTCGGGTCGGGTCGGCGCGTCCCCCCGGGCGGGTCGCGAGTCGGGCTGCAAGTCGGGGAAGGGTCGGCATCTCTCCCGCGCTGCCAGTCCGCCGCCCTCACCTCTTGCTCCGCCGGTCGGTCCCTTCAGCGCAGCACCACCGGCCCGGTCCGCCCCCTCCCGGCGGTGGGGGTCGAGCGTGGGCGGGGGACCCTCCGGCCGGGCCGGCCGCTTGCGAGGGGTCtgggggcggcggcggctggAGCTCTGCCCGCGTCTCGGCTCGGCCCCTCCGCAGCCATAGCAAACGCCCGCAAAGCCCTCCTGGCAGGGGGAGggcctgggagaggaggggcgggGGAGGGCGGCGCTTCCAGAACGCCTCCTTTTGCAAGCGGGCGCCCGCCGGGGATCGCCCAGCGCCGTCTTCGCAAGGCGCTCGGTCGGTCGGCTGAGAGCGGGAGTCCGGAGGGGAGAAACGGGCGAGGGTCCGGCGGTCTATGGGGGGCAAGGCCATTCGGATGCCCCCGACCGTCTCCCTTGCCCTTCCCGGGTCTGACTCCTTGTCCAGGGGCTGCCCAGAGCCCCTTCCAGCTGCCCCCCCCAGCTCTTTCCCCCGTGCATCTTCCAAAGCTGCCTCCACCCCTTTTTTCGCCAGGCCGGGAGGGGTTTGGGGCAGCGGGCTTGCTTGGATGGTGGGGCAGCTGCTGGGGAAGGGTCTCTTATCTTTCCCGGGGGGCAGCAGCGCCACCCGCGTGGCCAAGGGGGGGGCCGGGCCGTAGAGCAAAGCCAAGATCCCTCCGGTGTAAGGGGGCCGCGGGGAGATCCAAGTCGGCAGAAACGAAGCAAGCGGCGCGAGCAGGCGAGGTCAGGCGCATATTGGGCGGAAGGGGGGGCAGAGAAGCCTTGCCCCCCCCAATAGCGCCGCTTGTGTGGTGGGGACAAGGGGCTGCTGCTCCCCTTAGCCATTTCAGCACCGTGAACTTCAACGTTCAGAATTCCCCGGGAAGTCAGTTCTGAAACGGTGCATTTCACGGTAAAGGTCTGCCGTTTCTCCTCCTGGAGCGGCCCCCAACCCGATCCCGTCTCCTTTGTTTTCAGGGCATGGATTGGCCCCTTCCCCTTTCTGAAACTGCTGAAGAGACCCTAAAGCCCACTTCAATATGCTGAATGTTACTggtggcggcgggggggggggtgggggtagtgcccaccccttcttttctcttccaacaacccccccccctttaaatgAGAAGACGGGAACTCTGCAGGGGAAGGGTCTTCGACCAAGGAGAAACCCCAGTTGCCCATCCCCCATACCTGTCCACCGATCCCCCACGTGTAATCGTGTGACCTCCGGGGTCCTCTTTGGAAAGAGACCCACGGGGAGGAGCGGAAGGGAAACGAACCCCACGCAACGGAGGGGTGAGAGGGGAGCCCCTGGGCCATTGTTTGTCCACCTGGGAAGCTGGAAGaaggttggacttcaactcccagaagtctgtgctggctgtggaattctgggagttgaagtccacacctcaagTCGACGAGAAAAAGGAAGCTTCTGGGCAGCTTTATCCGCCCAACTTCTGAATCTTTCAGACCGCTCCAAGAAACTCCACTTAAATGCACATTAAATGGGGGTCTAGCAGACGCCACGAATCTGCATGCGACCAGCCACAATATCGTTCCTGAAATAAACCAGAACATAGAacagcaaagttggaagggaccttggaggtcttctagtccagccccttgcttccTTGCTCCTCCCCAGCTGGGGAAGGGATTTCAGATATGGGGAATGcaacccctccctccttccccctactTTGGGGCATGAGGTGAGCCCCTTGCCATGAGGTCCCCCTCCTTGCAGTCCGGTGGGCTGACTTGGCTGCTCCCACAAAATTCAGCCTTCTGGGCTTCATCAAGCCAGAttttacaacacacacacacacacacacacaccatcaccaccaccaccatgggTAATAATAAACAGAAGGCACTCTGCACATGCTTCAGGGTACAACACTCCctttaataatgttttttttctcctttttttatggGCGCCTGTCAAGGGGGTCCCGTGTGCCTCACTCTCCCCACGGAGCACGTTTAGAGTGGGCTGAGGTCACGGATGCGATTCTGGACCCATTGCTCTGAGGGATCAGCGCAGatcgttttatttctttttgtgatGAACCTGCAAAGGAAAAATGTCTGCTTTTAATCAAGACTATGGTTtagccctggctggggaattctgggagttgaagttcacccctcTTAAAATGCCCAAGATTGAGACACGCTGGTTTAGCATTTGGGtgagaaagaggctcagaagtTCTCCTGAACGTCTTGTAAAATTCCCTGGGAAACTTACACGACGGCAGGCTTGCTACATTTGCTGTTGGTGTAGTAAAAAGATTTCAGGAGGCTCAGTGGGATACTGCGTTTCGTGAAGTCAAAGCAGCAATAGTTGGGCACAGGATCCactggggaaggaaagagagaagaggtgGAGAAGCTCTCCAGCCACCCAGGAGCGGGCAGGAAACTCTCTGCTGTGAGCCTGGCAGCTCAAGAGCAGCCAAAAGGGtttgcaggaattgagtttgtctagtttaatgaaaagaaggattaggggggacATGCAGTCttccactatttgaggggctgccatctCAAAAGCATTTCAGGGCAGgccaagaaacaacggatggaaactgaccaaggagagaagcaacctggaattaaggagaaatttcctaacagtgaggacaattaaccagtggaactgcttgccaccagaaattgtgagtgctccaacgctgcaggttttcaagaagagattggacagccacttgtcaggaaTGGTATATAAATCTCCTGTTTagacatggggttggactagaagacctccgatgtcccttccagccctacaaTTCTATTTTCTGAGTTATAGAGAAAACGTGTGCTTGTGTGTTGATCGGGCTGACCAGACAGTGACTGGATGACCCTCCCAGAAGGAGACCTTCTGCGCCACAATCAAGGATGCTGCTCAACTCAGAGCCTTCTGCAAAGCTGGCCTTGAGTTTCCGGGGTCCCCAGCTGAGCCCCATTACATGGGGAGAGGGACTCCTGGCCTCTCTCTAATCCCCCAAGCCCTGTTGTGGGGGACCCTGCCTTTAACCCCATCTGCTCTTGGAGCAGCAGCCCCCCCCGTCTCCCACGGTCTCTGCCTGTCTCAACCCTGGTCTGCCCAGCAACATGGCAGTGGGGCAGAAGGCACCCGTAGCTCTCCCCAGAGAAAGAGGCTGAGCTAGGACCACTCAGGCTCAGGAGGCAGATTTGGGGCGATTTTCTGATGCCGGaaaggggaggaaagagagactTACCATTCTGGTCCCTCAGGCGGGTCGGTTCAGGGGCTGCAcctgaaagagagagggggggcatTGTAACTCCTTCAACTCCCCCCCCCTTGCCCCCACGGCTGAGAGCGGAGCTGCTTGTGCCAGGAGAAAGCCCTGGAGGGCCTCCCTGGGGCTCTTGGGTtcaagagagagagggtgggctgGAGGGAGCCCAatggaaggaaggactcactgggacCCTCCACAGCCAGGGCGACGGAGACCACCAGGAACAGAAAGGCAAAGAGGCTCCTCATCTTGGAAGGGGGCAGGAAGAGCAGCTCCGGTCTTACCTCCGCGGCATCCGCACTGGGTGCCCAGATGCCTTTTTATAGAAAccggcagctgcagctgcaggaaACACGTGGTGGGCTCCACCAGCAGGGTGTGGCCACAAAGGCTGTGGGTCCAGTCAGACTCCCGGCTGCTGTGGACGAGGGTTTCGCCCACGGAAACAAGGTCCTGACTGACGCGTGATTTAGACTCTAGGACCTTCCCCGGACCCTGTGCCCAAAGGACCTGTGTGTGCGAACGTCTGcacgcccaaacccccaaaatgcaatgcacgtgggggccccatgcatgtgccccgtCCCCCCATGCACTCATGTCCCCCTCGCCCATGCATGTGTGATGCCCCCGCACGCGCCCTGCCCCCTCACATGcagggcagagacccgaagaccagctggccggcaggaggtgcCCATGGATGCACAGTGGAGcagaactggggcgatggctcgcgtgTCTACAGAAATGCGCTGCACACCACGTCTgggacgtgtgccataggttcgccatcacggctctaggatctcctgcttgaacagggggctggactagaaggcctccaaggccccttccagcactattctgattctgattgacTGACGTTCTGGTTGATAGTCAGGAAGCCCATCAGAAAATAGCAGGGCAgcacatctatccatccatccatccatccattcgcaTGTCAGAGATGGTGCTtgtaatgttctgaagaagaatccATTCTGGTGGGAATCCATTTCCTGCACACCTTCATTTATGAATATAAGCCAAGGCTCCAACAGTTTCtggaagatcaacaaagatgattaggggacatatgaagaacggttgcaggaactgggtatgcctactttaatgaaaagaaggactaggggagacatgatagctgtgttccaatatctcaggggctgccacaaagaagagggagtcaaactattctccaaagcacctgagggtagaacaagaagcaatgggtggaaactcatcaaggagagaagcaacctggaactaaggagaaattttaccgttcctgtcctattgttctcttcattatatcaaattaatatagttattgcatatttttttacttatatatttcttcaagatatgttgttttatctatgacaattgtttgtgtatactgttgtgacaaaaaaaaaagaacaatcaatcagtggaacaacttgcctgcagaagttgtaaatgttccaacactggaaatttttaagaaaatgttggataaccatttgtctgaaatcaaataaggtttcctgcctaagcagggggttggactagaagacctctaaggtcccttccaactctgttattctgttatcacaaCAGTTAAGCCCACTCGACAGAAACCCCAAGGGCTTCCTAAAAAGAAGTCACAGTAGATCCACCAAAAGTGAAGCAATTGAGTTCCAGGAGCAATTGGGATGAAGAAGTGGAGGAAATCAGTGCGGAAGACACGATGGGTGTGtcagaaaaatcaagatggcagccagaaTATAGAGGAAAGGGGCTTTGATGGCCTGGTTCTGGTTGTCATTTTGAACTTTTAGTCCCCCTCCTTGTAGACACCCCTGGAAATTTctagttggaataaatcattctcCCTCCGGAAAGCAGAATGACCCAACCCAGCTGGCCTTTCGTATGACCTGGTTCTGGGCCGGGCCCCAAGAGTGTGTAAGGATCCATTCCTTCGTTCTGGTAGCGATTGGGGTTTTGGTTTCTTGGCtgcctgtattttaatttttataattgttttttcttcagtttaatttctgtttttgctgcccagagtcatttcttgagatgggcggctatacaaatgaataaatgcagAAAAAATTACGTTTGATCATTTGCGTTGTTTGCAGTGGCTGGAAGGGAGAGGCAAACATGCATCCTGGCCAAGGGGGATGTGGTTAAAACGAGGGGGATGCATTGAACGGGTACAATGCCTGTTGTTTTCTGTGGATTTTTCTGAAAGCTCTGGGGGCAAATAAGGGCTTACATACAAACACACTCCTGgatatttttcattgttttatttgtctTAGATGCCACTGGGCTTCGACTGGCACTAAGAGACTTATAGCACAAAGCAACACAACAAACGGACAATAAACAAGGTGATGTAGcagacaaaataacagaataacagtgtgggaagggaccttggaggtcttctagtccaatcccttgctcaagcaggagacaataggccacatcaatcaatcaatcaatcaattcatcaatcaatcagaacagaactggaagggacatgGGAGGtagtctagtccaaacccctgctcaagcaggagaccacttcaatcaatcaatcaatcatagtaGGGCTAGGTgggtcttggaagtcttctagtcccaaccccctgctaaagcaggagacaATAGAccacatcaatcaatcaatcaatcaatcaattctggGAGAAGGAGCCCATCGGAAGACCACCCAATCCcaagggaagctcattccagagggcaggcatcTTTCCGAGGTCCTGAGCGATAGCACTGCTTGATTGACGGGACTCAGAGTGTATGCATCAACCCTACCAgatcaaaatagaataaaatagaatattctttattggccaaatgtgacacaaggaatttatctccattacagacgctctcagtgtacataccaacaagaaaatctccatagaggtaaactgagaatctccatggacaagaAAAGTGATAGGTTATggatcataaatcatagttaaaaTCATTAATCATAACAAGGTACAAATAACCAGGGATAAACCATAAGATACcgataggagaaggtagtaggggAGATGGAAAAGATGAGCAAGGTAATATAATACTACAGCCCTACTACAAATATCTCTAGGCCTAAGACGGTGCTGTGGGAATTGGGTGTTCAGCAGAGGGAAGCCCCAGGGGAAGAAGGCTCGAGTAGCAGAGGGGAGGAGTTGGAACAGGAGTTTAGGCCTTGGATGCGAGGGCTTTGTAAGAGACAGGCAACCCCTCCAGATTCAATGCCACCTAAGGATTTCTAGAGCACAGctaacaccttgaactgcacccagaAGCAACCGGTGCACCTCATGGAGTGTGGGTGCCAAGGGATGCCCATTGTCACCTCTGTTGCTTTCTTTGAGACCAATTGAAATGTTGGGATGGTTTCCAAGGGTGGGCCCCTGTAGAGCATGTTGCAGTAGTCAAGCTACAAAGTGACCGAGCATGGGCGATTATCTGAAGGGCTTTCTCATTCAGGAAGGGTCATAAGGGGAACAGGAGACGGAGCTGCGCAAAGCACATGGACCTCTTCGCGGTTGAACAAGCAACTGAGGTCCGGTTCACGTATTGCTGCAGATCATAATCCACAGCTTCCCAAATGCAGCTGCTGGCGTTCTCATGCCAAGGGTTATACACTGTTATACactgttgccttatacactgtaagccgccctgagtcttcggagaagggcggggtataaatgtaaacaaaaaaaacaaaaaaaaaagggtgcccatcaGAAGGAAGAGCTGAATAAGGAGGGAGCAAAACTGCACCCGAGGCTTAGACCAGGGTTGGAGCCCGAATCCTTCACTGGCTTTCCCCAAAACTGGAGAAGGTGTCCTTGAGAGGGGGTGAGACCCCTTTCCTGGGGGTGTCCAAGCAGTGGCTGGTCAGCCCTTTCTCTAGAAGCTCTTCTGGACATCTCTTCTTCTGGAGAAGATATTAGAAGCTCAGACTTTCAAGAGGGCAGGAACAGGATATCACCCCAGGGTTGGTTattatccatctggtggtgatgctgtctatcccatatttttctagcttaccaagaagtcggttgtggtctactttgtcgaatgccttgctgaagtctattaTGACCATAGTATTTTGCTGGTCTTCCGATTGATGTCAGGGTAATttaagtcccccattactattgtagtgtgtatcctacatatatttgttaattggttggcaaaaaaacccatctattttttctgcttggatGGATGGcctgtagtatacacctatgCCCGTTGATTCTTTTGGTCTTTTATGTTGACCCATATGCATTCTGGGTTTTTGTCTTTGGTTTTGTGCATTTCTGTAGCAATGTAGTGGTCCTTTACatacagtgcaactccacctcctcttttatggggTCTGGTTTTTTTGAACAGCttgtatccttctatcagtatgttccagtcgtgggtttcatcccaccaagtttctgttattCCAACTATGTCATATCTACCTTCATGTATTCATagttcaagttcaccctgtttgttccccaatttttttgcatttgtatATAGCCAGAGTTATGTCTGACTCTGAATATGCTTCCTGTGTCTCCTATTTGATGTTTGTGTttgtcttccttcccatccctccttACTTTGTTATTTGCCTTGTTTTCTAGGTGGTTTTGCTTGGAATTAGATCCTGGGGATtggtccccctcccccctcaattttagttAAAAGCTCTCCTCATAAGTTGATCCAGTCGTTTTCCAAAAACATTCTTCCCTGTCTTTGTGAGTTGCAACCCATCCCTTGTCAGAAGCCCATCATGGAGGTCGTGCAGAACATGGTCCAGGGATCCAAAGTTTTTTTGCTGACACCAACCCTTTAACCAGTGGTTCACTTCTAGAATCCTTTGTTCTCTTACCGGATGTTGTCCTTTTGTTGGCAGGACAGATTCCTTGTTTTACAAGGAATGCAGAtctcagcattttaaaaatggattcagCAAAATGTTTACTTTGGGGAAAGTTCTAGAGTTGGTCATACAGAGAGGAACTTTGAAAACAAGACAACAATTAGCAGAAGTTGGGGGTCAGTGGGGAGTTGCCAGGAACTGATCTTGCTGGCTTATTATATCTCCTATTTTGATCAAACTGCTTCCTGAAAAGATTGTGAAATTGTTGTAAATAAAAGATATCTTGAGCAAGGCGCTTGATAAAGTATCTCACAGCATCCTTTTTTGCTGGCTCGGTTTTTGTGGGCTGCAGGGCACGAGGACTAAGGAGAAGACCTCTGGCTGACTGGCTCCCAACAGGTCCTCCATGGGCACCCCTCcatgggcaggggaggggagggggcagctgCCAGGCATTCCACTCGGCTCCTCCACACTTCCACGCTTTCATGAATGGTGAGAAGGTGGAACAGCTCAGCAGATCACACAGAATTGTGTGAGACTGTTAATATTCTAGAAGACAGAGAGGAAACCCAAAACCATCTGAATAACCCGAGAGCTGGGCTGAAAGTAGTGGAATAAAACATGATAATTCCCTTTAGAATCAGagaagaactggaagggaccttggaggtcttctagtccaaccccctgctcaggcactctattccattccagacaaatggctgctgaatctcttcttaaaagcctccagtgttggggcacctaaaacttctggaggcaacttctgttccgctgGTTCAttatcctcactgtcaggaaatgtctccttgagtccaggttgcttctctctttgattagattCCAACCATTATTTTGTGTCCTGTCTTCTGGCGCTtcggaaaataaattgacttttctcttctttctggcagcctctcaaatactggaatactactatcatgtaGTAGTATTTACAACACAGAAAAAtcctgtgttgtaaatgttgtaccttgatgaacgtatcttttcttttatgtacactgagagcatatgcaccaagacaaattccttgtgtgtccaatcacacttggccaataaagaattctattttctattctattctattctattctatgtcacccctaattatttttttgtttagacTATCCAAATCCTGCGGCCGTTTTtcctatgttttattctccagggcTGTGATCCATCCTTCGGGAATTTAGGAAAGCCAATGACTGAAGAGGAGAGTCCTGGACTCAGCAGGGTCCTGGTGGAAAGGCCCCAAGCGCCTCCGGTTCTTCTCCAGCCCTTTGAATCCTCTGAAAgtgaattgaaaaataaattgaaggaATTTCAGTCCCTACATAAGTTCAGCCCAAAACCAAAAGGAcacatacagactgggtgaaaccaggcttaatagcagtgactgggaGAGGGGAGTCTTAGTGGGAAGAGGgaagatcttggagtcttagtggacaaccagctaaatatgagccagccgtgtgcagcggtagccaaaaaagccaatgcaatcctaaattgcattaacagaaggatacaatcaagatcaagtgaggtactaacaccactctataaagccttagtaagaccacacctagaatcctgcatccagttttggttaccacactataaaaaggatgttgagactctagtaaAAGTGcagagcaaccaagataattttttaaaaaatttttaattttacatttatatcccgcccttctccgaagactcagggcagcttacagtgtataaggcaatagtctcattctatttgtatattttacaaagtcaacttattgcccccccaacaatttgggtccttattttacctaccttataaaggatggaaggctgagtcaacccacggcacgactgaggaactggtcgtggcctg
It encodes the following:
- the LOC131193213 gene encoding C-C motif chemokine 3-like gives rise to the protein MRSLFAFLFLVVSVALAVEGPSAAPEPTRLRDQNVDPVPNYCCFDFTKRSIPLSLLKSFYYTNSKCSKPAVVFITKRNKTICADPSEQWVQNRIRDLSPL